From a single Stomoxys calcitrans chromosome 4, idStoCalc2.1, whole genome shotgun sequence genomic region:
- the LOC131996831 gene encoding uncharacterized protein LOC131996831 has product MPSIKCKVSKGRRTKFSFNCRLCKGNHGLRKCQKFLCMTVDKRLHAVIANNYCPNCLAHTHSSGKCFSSLGCKHCGGSHHSYLHIHSEKHDNQKTEAKDNYQKPKRSTTTQHKRPTTTTISQAVSLETLTSPHTTNLFPTAVVDVLHGKKKHSVRAVIDPCTSISKISQRLIEKIGLTTTTLGSETICPVAIHSKCITNRLLETMMTVNHRISMDTPKRSIPATTADKFPNMKLADPHFYQSGPFDIVFGSDLYAKIILPGLLPSNAGLPVATNTIFGWVLSGSCSA; this is encoded by the coding sequence ATGCCTTCGATAAAATGTAAAGTGTCCAAAGGACGTCGCACCAAGTTCAGCTTTAATTGCAGATTGTGTAAGGGCAACCATGGGCTGCGAAAATGCCAGAAATTTCTCTGCATGACCGTCGATAAACGTTTGCATGCAGTTATAGCTAATAACTACTGTCCCAATTGCTTGGCCCATACGCATTCATCCGGAAAATGTTTTTCTAGCTTAGGATGCAAACATTGTGGAGGCAGTCATCATTCCTATTTGCATATCCACTCCGAGAAACACGACAACCAAAAAACAGAAGCCAAGGATAACTATCAAAAACCCAAACGTTCAACAACAACCCAACATAAacgtccaacaacaacaaccatatctCAAGCCGTGAGCCTTGAAACACTTACCAGTCCCCATACAACTAATCTTTTCCCAACGGCCGTGGTAGATGTACTCCATGGCAAGAAAAAGCACTCGGTCAGAGCCGTAATAGATCCATGCACATCTATTAGCAAAATTTCACAGCGATTGATAGAGAAAATTGGGCTAACTACTACTACTCTTGGCAGCGAAACTATCTGCCCTGTCGCGATCCATTCCAAATGTATCACCAACAGGTTATTAGAAACCATGATGACTGTGAACCATCGCATATCTATGGACACCCCAAAAAGATCAATTCCAGCAACAACTGCAGACAAGTTCCCAAACATGAAGTTGGCGGATCCCCATTTTTATCAAAGTGGACCATTCGACATCGTTTTTGGATCCGACTTATACGCCAAGATAATTCTACCAGGTC